A genomic region of Sphingobium sp. HWE2-09 contains the following coding sequences:
- a CDS encoding ATP-binding protein: MNGTPPRPPRPLRFLLSALLVPLVLAALLFWLGGEYDRWNSLREDADRSFQRRVLLINILSEMRAAELSQRGYVITNDPEFRARYNEWHARIDQSFARADQLYRNVPSHQIGFSSLRRIADIKIAEMDAVLRRYDERGPDAARLRVADGEGKRLMSRLQLQLDQVIRDEQRIGENRVAAYRSRTEALQRVMWILIALSSLSLAIALLGLWRQRVAQYQTEMRGFEAAQRNETILDSTIDPIIIVNPSGSIETINQAATKMLGYEATSLARRDFDLISDIAPGVGSFLDRVGLVDGKLKTPYWTDRQVRHQSGRLLPVDIALGVMALPDGDHIVVSLRDIVERKRVERLKDDLISTVSHELRTPLTSIVGALGLLRLDVGNRLDPELTGLVTIAENNAQRLIRLINDMLDIDRIDSGKLRMTLAPIDLHHVILRACGDNSGLVRTTGTLLDCATTGETLMIQGDEERLLQVITNLLSNAVKASAKGGHVTVGLTRSADGRRATVYVDDEGPGIPQEFRGRIFGRFERATNDEGAPGTGLGLAIAREIVSQHGGDLWFEDRVGGGTRFAFSLPVMLPIAIPRAEPDGASILICESNPAAARLLQSQLSEEGYACRVVTSAHAAREAIAANGYSLLLLDMALDDADAFHFAREVRRLEGPETLSILMVSAQGGDASTPLSLNLVDWIDKPIDPGRLKSAIATSFRRSGTDRPTVLQLDDDQDTLEITASALKGIAYILKATTLEEARALIRVETPHLAILDVHLEEGLGLDLLPDLVDDQGIAIPTIIYSAHDVDIEIAGQINAVLVKSRTSLPDLKATVRRVVAARQNAPKEGDEA, encoded by the coding sequence ATGAACGGCACGCCGCCCCGTCCTCCACGCCCGCTTCGCTTCCTCCTGTCCGCCCTGCTCGTCCCGCTGGTGCTGGCGGCTCTGCTCTTTTGGCTGGGCGGCGAATATGACCGCTGGAACAGTCTGCGCGAAGATGCCGACCGGTCCTTCCAGCGCCGCGTGCTGCTGATCAACATTCTGTCAGAAATGCGCGCCGCCGAATTGAGTCAGCGCGGCTACGTCATCACCAACGACCCGGAATTTCGCGCCCGCTATAATGAATGGCACGCCAGGATTGATCAATCCTTCGCCCGCGCCGATCAACTCTATCGCAACGTGCCGTCCCATCAGATCGGCTTCAGCAGCCTGCGCCGGATCGCCGATATCAAGATCGCGGAAATGGATGCGGTGCTGCGGCGCTATGACGAGCGCGGCCCGGACGCCGCCCGCTTGCGCGTCGCCGATGGTGAGGGCAAGCGGCTGATGAGCCGCCTGCAGCTGCAACTTGACCAAGTGATCCGCGACGAACAGCGGATCGGCGAGAACCGCGTCGCCGCCTATCGCAGCCGGACAGAAGCGCTGCAGCGGGTGATGTGGATATTGATCGCGCTGAGCAGCCTGTCGCTGGCCATCGCGTTGCTGGGCCTGTGGCGTCAGCGGGTGGCGCAATATCAAACCGAAATGCGCGGGTTCGAGGCAGCACAACGGAACGAAACCATTCTCGACAGCACGATCGATCCGATCATCATCGTCAATCCCAGCGGCAGTATCGAAACCATAAACCAGGCGGCGACAAAAATGCTGGGCTATGAAGCTACCAGCCTGGCCCGCCGCGACTTCGACCTCATTTCCGACATCGCGCCAGGGGTCGGCAGTTTCCTGGATCGCGTCGGACTGGTCGATGGCAAGTTGAAGACGCCCTATTGGACCGACCGGCAGGTTCGGCACCAGAGCGGTCGCCTGCTGCCCGTCGACATCGCACTCGGGGTCATGGCGCTGCCCGATGGCGACCATATCGTTGTGTCGTTGCGCGACATCGTGGAACGCAAGCGGGTGGAGCGGTTGAAAGACGACCTTATTTCCACCGTCAGCCACGAATTGCGCACCCCGCTGACATCCATCGTCGGCGCATTGGGGCTGTTGCGGCTGGACGTGGGCAACCGGCTGGACCCGGAATTGACGGGCCTGGTGACCATCGCAGAGAATAATGCGCAGCGGTTGATCCGGCTGATCAATGACATGCTCGACATCGACCGCATCGATTCGGGCAAGCTGCGCATGACGCTGGCGCCGATCGACCTGCATCATGTCATCCTGCGCGCCTGCGGCGATAATAGCGGGCTGGTGCGCACCACTGGAACCTTGCTCGATTGCGCCACGACGGGCGAAACGCTGATGATCCAAGGTGACGAGGAACGGTTGCTGCAGGTCATCACCAACCTTTTGTCCAACGCGGTCAAGGCGTCGGCGAAAGGCGGTCATGTCACCGTGGGGCTGACCCGAAGCGCGGACGGCCGCCGGGCGACCGTCTATGTCGATGACGAGGGGCCGGGCATTCCGCAGGAATTTCGCGGGCGCATTTTCGGCCGGTTCGAACGCGCCACCAATGACGAAGGCGCGCCCGGCACCGGCCTTGGCCTGGCCATCGCCCGCGAGATCGTCAGCCAGCATGGCGGCGACCTGTGGTTCGAAGATCGGGTCGGCGGCGGCACCCGCTTTGCTTTCTCGCTGCCGGTCATGCTGCCGATCGCGATACCCCGCGCCGAGCCGGACGGTGCCAGCATCCTGATCTGCGAAAGCAATCCGGCCGCCGCCCGCCTGTTGCAATCGCAACTGTCGGAGGAAGGCTATGCCTGTCGCGTCGTTACGTCTGCGCATGCGGCACGGGAAGCTATCGCCGCCAATGGTTACAGCCTGCTACTGCTCGACATGGCCCTGGACGATGCCGACGCCTTCCACTTCGCGCGGGAGGTCCGGCGTTTGGAAGGGCCGGAGACGCTGTCGATCCTGATGGTGTCGGCGCAGGGCGGCGATGCGTCTACGCCCTTGTCGCTGAACCTGGTCGACTGGATCGACAAGCCGATCGATCCCGGCCGCCTCAAATCCGCGATCGCCACCTCCTTCCGCCGTTCGGGGACAGACCGGCCGACGGTGCTGCAACTGGACGATGATCAGGACACGCTCGAAATCACCGCCTCCGCGCTCAAAGGCATCGCCTATATTCTCAAAGCCACAACCCTTGAGGAGGCGCGCGCGCTGATCAGGGTGGAAACCCCGCATCTGGCGATCCTGGACGTGCATCTGGAAGAAGGGCTGGGCCTGGACCTGTTGCCCGACCTGGTGGATGACCAGGGCATCGCCATCCCGACCATCATCTATTCCGCACATGACGTCGATATCGAGATTGCCGGCCAGATCAACGCGGTCCTGGTCAAGTCGCGTACCTCCCTGCCCGATCTGAAGGCAACGGTGCGCCGCGTCGTGGCGGCACGCCAGAACGCGCCGAAAGAAGGAGACGAGGCATGA
- a CDS encoding response regulator transcription factor: MAETVPGGRVLIADDHPLIREGLALAARAAIPGITVDTAGTIGEAMAALKRHGKYRLILLDFVLPDARGFSGFLQVQHEAGRVPIAMISAHENPTLVESARALGAAGFLYKTRPFDDLARDIKRLADGQTSFPPVDAGIDSGALRDRIATLSGAQLRVLIALSDGRLNKQIAADLDVSEATVKAHLTAIFRKLDVGNRAQALLAVQPLLGVVAADRVA, from the coding sequence ATGGCGGAGACCGTGCCCGGCGGCCGCGTATTGATCGCGGATGATCACCCATTGATCCGAGAAGGTCTGGCGCTTGCCGCACGCGCGGCAATCCCCGGCATCACGGTGGACACGGCCGGCACCATCGGCGAAGCGATGGCGGCGTTGAAACGCCACGGCAAATATCGCCTGATCCTGCTCGACTTCGTCCTTCCCGATGCACGCGGCTTTTCTGGCTTCCTGCAGGTCCAGCATGAAGCCGGACGCGTCCCAATCGCCATGATATCCGCGCATGAAAATCCCACGCTGGTGGAAAGCGCCCGCGCCCTGGGCGCTGCCGGTTTCCTCTACAAGACCAGGCCGTTCGATGATCTGGCGCGGGATATTAAAAGGCTGGCCGACGGGCAGACCAGCTTTCCCCCTGTCGACGCCGGAATCGATTCAGGCGCATTGCGCGATCGGATCGCGACCCTGTCCGGCGCGCAACTGCGGGTGTTGATCGCCCTGTCGGACGGGCGCCTCAACAAGCAGATCGCCGCCGATCTCGACGTATCCGAAGCCACGGTGAAGGCGCATCTGACGGCGATCTTCCGCAAACTCGACGTCGGCAATCGTGCGCAGGCTCTGCTCGCGGTGCAGCCGCTGCTGGGTGTGGTGGCGGCGGACCGCGTAGCATGA
- a CDS encoding PilZ domain-containing protein, translated as MPYGMEQAAVTPVTAAPLPGSSAVPMERRRDERAATVFTIGKISFDGRSLPCMVRDLSAGGMRIQLPAPPPPSSRVLIEMRGLDPRLAHIRWVSGHEAGLSFDLRCCPADIFAARSSQAGRIARQPRFPFRRDLALTVGDSILSVRIDNISVGGVLLAAPGPLDLGLRGILGLALGDRQGIAGDICWSRNASCGFRFVQPISSVALAVMLNAASLT; from the coding sequence ATGCCTTATGGAATGGAGCAGGCGGCGGTGACGCCGGTCACGGCAGCGCCTTTGCCAGGATCGTCCGCGGTTCCCATGGAGCGACGACGCGACGAACGCGCCGCTACCGTCTTCACCATCGGCAAAATCTCGTTCGATGGCCGCAGCCTGCCCTGCATGGTGCGCGATTTGTCGGCCGGTGGCATGCGTATCCAACTGCCCGCTCCGCCGCCGCCAAGCTCGCGCGTCCTCATAGAAATGCGTGGCCTCGACCCGCGTCTCGCCCATATTCGCTGGGTGTCGGGCCATGAAGCCGGACTGAGTTTCGACCTGCGCTGCTGCCCTGCCGATATTTTTGCCGCGCGCAGCAGCCAGGCAGGCCGCATCGCGCGCCAGCCGCGCTTTCCCTTTCGGCGGGACCTGGCGTTGACGGTCGGCGACAGCATCCTGTCGGTCAGGATCGACAATATCTCGGTCGGTGGCGTTCTGCTCGCCGCGCCCGGACCGTTAGACCTTGGCTTGCGCGGGATTCTGGGCCTTGCGCTAGGCGACCGGCAGGGGATCGCGGGCGACATCTGCTGGTCGCGCAATGCCAGTTGCGGCTTCCGGTTCGTACAACCAATCAGCAGCGTCGCCCTTGCCGTGATGCTGAACGCCGCCAGCCTGACCTGA
- a CDS encoding methyl-accepting chemotaxis protein, which translates to MHSIHIFNPGRLSERLSFPAKILASFTLSALLLIGSLLLFGADRAKEQDRAEITYTTNAIHAAIDTKAKNFRSWLKGYALWDELYAHMVKSTDLSWTNDNVGPGVWKSFTMPMKGIYISDAADRPLYRYWADGKAPDLTTFTGVKLPLLRQAADKTDTPIVKIILFDGQPYFLGLSRIRPTNGMVRDAQDPKRYMIWVQPIAGRVLDEIGQSMAISGLRWETGIDRSDTPWIRVFADRTVDAGITWNPRRPGSMMLKNGWLPALSLIIVTCLVGLGQYLLARRLNQLLLDKQAEAETQAAQSRHASLLSQQAEQAAQALMARLLEQEQAVARLSQERDRDRARRKQEVRDKSLAMLSMFEEDFDTVLRPMLEIAMLLNSQSGELERDAEAGREATAIVASSAQHSTASIDIVVDGNQALNQATTSLDGNVSAAVASTRRAEQTIDDLVARLADLSANTLAVEGVVSSVAAIAARTNTLALNARIEAARAGESGRGFAIVADEVRQMAELTSQSTASITAVLRMMQDTAQTATSGVHAMRDMVGEIAVVTGSSRAALDHQSVVAGEIHDAIISTKARMTATDAAIRQLEWVIGSSERTAKAVTSAAGELRERSRELQARAGQFAEALRQESQA; encoded by the coding sequence TTGCACTCCATACACATATTCAATCCGGGCAGACTATCGGAGAGGCTGTCCTTCCCGGCCAAGATATTGGCGAGCTTTACGCTGTCGGCATTGCTGCTGATCGGGTCGCTGCTGCTTTTCGGGGCTGATCGGGCGAAGGAACAGGATCGCGCGGAAATCACCTATACGACAAACGCCATCCACGCCGCGATCGACACAAAGGCGAAGAATTTCCGCAGCTGGCTGAAAGGCTATGCCCTGTGGGATGAATTATACGCCCATATGGTGAAATCGACCGACCTCAGCTGGACCAACGACAATGTCGGGCCGGGCGTCTGGAAATCCTTCACCATGCCGATGAAGGGCATTTATATCAGCGATGCCGCCGATCGACCGCTCTACCGCTATTGGGCCGACGGCAAGGCGCCGGACCTTACGACATTTACCGGCGTAAAGCTGCCGCTGCTTCGCCAGGCGGCGGACAAGACCGATACGCCGATCGTCAAGATCATCCTGTTCGACGGCCAGCCCTATTTTCTGGGCTTGTCGCGGATTCGTCCGACCAACGGCATGGTGCGCGATGCACAAGATCCCAAGCGTTATATGATTTGGGTGCAGCCCATTGCCGGGCGGGTGCTGGACGAGATCGGGCAATCCATGGCGATTTCAGGCCTGCGGTGGGAAACCGGCATTGATCGGTCCGACACGCCCTGGATTCGTGTGTTCGCCGATCGCACCGTCGATGCGGGCATCACTTGGAATCCGCGCCGTCCCGGCAGCATGATGCTGAAAAATGGATGGCTTCCGGCGCTCAGTCTGATCATCGTCACCTGCCTGGTTGGCCTTGGACAATATTTGTTGGCGCGTCGGCTCAACCAGTTGCTGCTGGATAAGCAGGCCGAAGCGGAGACACAGGCCGCGCAAAGTCGCCACGCGTCCCTATTGTCGCAACAGGCCGAGCAGGCGGCGCAGGCGCTGATGGCGCGGCTACTGGAGCAGGAGCAGGCGGTGGCGCGGCTGTCGCAAGAGCGTGACCGCGATCGCGCGCGACGCAAGCAGGAGGTGCGGGACAAGTCGCTGGCGATGCTGTCGATGTTCGAAGAGGATTTCGATACCGTCCTCCGCCCGATGCTGGAAATAGCGATGCTGCTCAACAGCCAGTCCGGCGAGTTGGAGCGGGACGCCGAAGCGGGGCGGGAGGCGACGGCGATCGTGGCGAGTTCCGCCCAGCATTCCACGGCATCGATCGACATCGTGGTCGATGGCAATCAGGCGCTCAATCAGGCGACCACCAGCCTGGACGGCAATGTCAGCGCGGCGGTCGCCTCCACCCGCCGGGCGGAACAGACGATCGATGATCTGGTCGCCCGGCTGGCGGACCTCAGCGCCAACACGCTGGCGGTGGAAGGAGTCGTATCGTCCGTGGCGGCCATCGCGGCGCGCACCAACACGCTGGCATTGAATGCCCGGATCGAAGCGGCGCGGGCCGGGGAAAGCGGACGCGGCTTTGCCATCGTCGCCGACGAAGTGCGGCAGATGGCGGAACTGACCAGCCAGTCCACCGCATCGATCACGGCGGTTTTGCGCATGATGCAGGATACCGCCCAGACCGCTACATCGGGTGTCCATGCCATGCGCGACATGGTGGGAGAGATCGCCGTCGTGACCGGATCGTCGCGCGCCGCACTGGACCATCAGTCAGTCGTCGCGGGGGAAATCCATGACGCTATCATCAGCACAAAGGCGCGCATGACAGCCACCGATGCGGCGATCCGCCAACTGGAATGGGTGATCGGCTCATCGGAGCGCACGGCGAAGGCCGTGACCAGCGCGGCGGGCGAATTGCGCGAACGGTCCCGCGAACTGCAGGCCAGGGCCGGGCAGTTCGCCGAAGCGCTGCGGCAGGAAAGCCAAGCCTGA
- a CDS encoding YjbE family putative metal transport protein (Members of this highly hydrophobic protein family,regularly are found preceded by the yybP-ykoY manganese riboswitch (see RF00080). A metal cation transport function is proposed.), with product MTDIWTHIVADFSNLGSPSALAAFGQVVLIDIMLAADNAIVVGALAAGLPPASRRKVIAIGVIAALVLRIAFALLVTQLMQLVGLVFAGGLLLVWVAWKMWRELRSGGDAEDGEDIAGKAAPRSFAQAAWAVAIADVSMSLDNVLAVAGAAREHPGILVIGLILSVALMGVAANLLARVIERYRAIAYFGLVVILYVAGKMIYEGAVDPATGLVTLF from the coding sequence ATGACCGACATCTGGACCCACATCGTTGCCGATTTTTCCAATCTCGGCTCCCCGTCAGCGCTGGCTGCTTTCGGCCAGGTCGTGCTGATCGACATCATGCTGGCGGCGGACAATGCGATCGTCGTCGGCGCGCTGGCCGCAGGGCTGCCGCCCGCGTCGCGGCGCAAGGTGATCGCAATCGGCGTGATCGCCGCGCTGGTACTGCGCATCGCCTTCGCCCTGTTGGTGACGCAGTTGATGCAACTGGTCGGGCTGGTGTTCGCCGGTGGCCTGCTGCTGGTCTGGGTCGCGTGGAAGATGTGGCGCGAACTGCGATCGGGCGGCGACGCGGAAGATGGCGAGGATATTGCTGGCAAGGCCGCGCCGCGCAGCTTTGCGCAGGCGGCCTGGGCCGTGGCGATCGCTGACGTCAGCATGAGCCTGGACAATGTGCTGGCAGTCGCGGGTGCCGCACGCGAGCATCCGGGCATCCTCGTCATCGGCCTGATACTGTCGGTTGCCTTGATGGGCGTGGCGGCGAACCTGCTGGCCCGCGTGATCGAACGCTATCGCGCCATCGCCTATTTCGGGCTGGTCGTAATCCTCTATGTCGCGGGCAAGATGATCTACGAAGGGGCGGTCGATCCGGCGACGGGCCTCGTCACGCTTTTCTAG
- a CDS encoding AbrB family transcriptional regulator — translation MVRPVPIGSWAGAPGVALRFLAALAVGAGGGALFHWIGAPLPWVLGSMAACAIASVVGLPIQASSATRRPMAAVIGVVLGSSFGPHIFAQARDWLIPLAALPFFLASAALLCVTYFRKVAKFDPATAYFAGMPGGIAEMVVMGAERGADERMIGLIHGARIFLVVFILPFLIRLDHAPVAIAPAATVTGNVANWSLLLWASGCVVVGLCVGRLLRLPAWHLVGPLAVSAAVHMSGIADFRIPGWALAAAQVGLGATIGCRFVGLTLGTLLRTVVLAAGSTAILLAVTFAWATSIGALTGLDPILLTLAYSPGGLVEMSMVALSLALEPGVVIIHHLTRVVLVLIGAPLGFAWMDARKA, via the coding sequence ATGGTCCGTCCTGTCCCGATTGGATCATGGGCTGGTGCCCCGGGGGTAGCCCTTCGTTTCCTGGCGGCGCTGGCCGTCGGGGCGGGGGGCGGCGCGCTGTTCCACTGGATCGGCGCACCCCTGCCGTGGGTACTGGGATCAATGGCGGCCTGCGCCATCGCCAGCGTCGTTGGCCTGCCGATCCAGGCATCATCCGCTACGCGCAGACCGATGGCAGCGGTCATCGGCGTAGTGCTGGGCAGCAGTTTCGGTCCGCATATCTTTGCGCAGGCCCGCGACTGGCTAATCCCGCTCGCGGCCTTACCCTTCTTTCTCGCCAGCGCGGCGCTGCTGTGCGTCACCTATTTCCGCAAGGTCGCGAAATTCGATCCCGCGACAGCCTATTTTGCCGGGATGCCCGGCGGCATCGCCGAAATGGTGGTGATGGGCGCGGAACGCGGCGCGGACGAGCGCATGATCGGCCTGATCCATGGCGCGCGCATCTTCCTGGTCGTGTTCATCCTGCCGTTTCTGATCCGACTGGACCATGCACCGGTCGCGATCGCGCCTGCCGCTACAGTCACCGGCAACGTCGCCAATTGGTCGCTGTTGCTCTGGGCGAGCGGCTGCGTCGTGGTGGGCCTTTGCGTCGGTCGATTGCTGCGCCTGCCCGCCTGGCATCTGGTCGGGCCGCTGGCGGTCAGCGCGGCCGTGCATATGAGCGGGATAGCGGATTTCCGCATTCCCGGCTGGGCGCTCGCCGCTGCGCAAGTGGGGCTAGGCGCGACGATCGGATGCCGCTTCGTCGGGCTGACATTGGGGACGCTGCTGCGGACCGTGGTGCTGGCGGCGGGATCGACCGCGATCCTGCTGGCGGTCACCTTCGCCTGGGCGACGAGCATCGGCGCGCTGACGGGCCTTGATCCCATCTTGCTGACCTTGGCCTATTCGCCCGGCGGTCTGGTCGAAATGAGCATGGTGGCGCTCAGTCTGGCGCTGGAGCCGGGCGTAGTCATCATCCACCATCTGACCCGGGTGGTGCTGGTCCTGATCGGCGCACCGCTCGGGTTCGCATGGATGGACGCTAGAAAAGCGTGA
- a CDS encoding CitMHS family transporter — MNLALLGFLMVATFMTLIMTKRMTPLVALIIIPSLFGVIAGQAAGLGDMMIEGIKNLAPTGVMLLFAILFFSTMTDTGLFDPLVGRLVRLVHGDPLLILLGSVVLCAVVSLDGDGSTTYIITIAALLPLYKRFDMKRIYLVCLLMVTSGIMNLTPWGGPTARAASALKLDPATLFLPLIPGMIAGLAFLLGLAFWFGIKERRRLGHVHMPQREPVDIADLGVSQYPEARRPHLRWFNGLLVVALLGLLVWGILPLSVLMMIAFAIAMIVNYPGVAQQKERIAAHAGNVLSVVSLIFAAGIFTGILGGTGMVEAMSKEVVGFIPPALGPYMAPITALLSMPFTFFISNDAFYFGMLPILAEAGAHYGVEPMAIARASLMGQPVHLLSPLVPSTYLLVSLAGIDLADHQRFTLLPAAAVCIVMTLVGMIALAFPFVA, encoded by the coding sequence ATGAACCTTGCCCTGCTCGGCTTCCTGATGGTCGCCACCTTCATGACGCTGATCATGACCAAGCGGATGACGCCGCTGGTCGCGCTGATCATCATCCCATCCCTGTTCGGCGTGATCGCGGGGCAGGCCGCCGGTCTTGGCGACATGATGATCGAAGGTATCAAGAATCTCGCCCCCACCGGCGTGATGCTGCTGTTCGCCATCCTCTTTTTCTCGACCATGACCGACACCGGCCTGTTCGACCCGCTGGTCGGGCGGCTGGTGCGGCTGGTCCATGGCGATCCGTTGCTGATCCTGCTGGGATCGGTGGTGCTGTGCGCAGTCGTCAGCCTGGATGGTGATGGCTCAACCACCTACATCATCACCATCGCCGCGCTGCTGCCGCTCTACAAACGGTTCGACATGAAACGCATCTACCTCGTCTGCCTGTTGATGGTGACGAGCGGGATCATGAACCTGACGCCATGGGGCGGGCCGACCGCCCGCGCCGCGAGCGCGCTGAAGCTCGACCCCGCCACCCTGTTTCTGCCGCTCATCCCCGGCATGATTGCGGGCCTCGCCTTCCTGCTCGGCCTCGCCTTCTGGTTCGGGATCAAGGAGCGGCGTCGGCTGGGCCATGTGCATATGCCGCAGCGCGAGCCGGTCGACATCGCTGACCTTGGCGTGTCGCAATATCCCGAAGCGCGCCGCCCGCATCTGCGCTGGTTCAACGGCCTGCTGGTCGTGGCGCTGCTTGGCCTGCTGGTATGGGGCATCCTGCCGCTCTCGGTACTGATGATGATCGCCTTCGCCATCGCCATGATCGTCAACTATCCCGGCGTCGCGCAGCAGAAGGAGCGGATCGCCGCTCATGCCGGTAACGTCCTGTCAGTGGTATCGCTGATCTTCGCGGCGGGCATCTTCACCGGCATCCTTGGCGGCACCGGCATGGTGGAAGCGATGAGCAAGGAAGTGGTGGGCTTCATCCCGCCTGCGCTTGGCCCCTATATGGCGCCGATCACGGCGCTCCTCTCCATGCCCTTCACCTTCTTCATCTCCAACGACGCTTTCTATTTCGGGATGCTGCCGATCCTGGCCGAAGCGGGCGCGCATTATGGCGTAGAGCCGATGGCGATCGCGCGCGCGTCGCTGATGGGCCAGCCGGTCCATCTGCTCAGCCCACTGGTGCCGTCCACCTATCTGCTCGTCAGCCTGGCGGGTATCGACCTGGCCGATCATCAGCGCTTCACGCTGCTGCCCGCCGCCGCCGTCTGCATCGTCATGACACTGGTCGGCATGATCGCGCTGGCCTTCCCGTTCGTCGCCTGA
- a CDS encoding OprO/OprP family phosphate-selective porin, whose amino-acid sequence MIPPFLRGGCAALALIAATPALAQTPSAEELAALVKAQAALVQSQAAEIAALKTRLDRLEGQSAAQAVSPVQQPAPQMAQQQAAAPLVVTPFAPQIVPPGPADIDVAQARAIAKEVGVKTEWGAGLPVFRSADGVFTYKPRGRILVDVSSTFGSDYAGRNTTTTGMRALRLGLEGGVGPHFFYQFESDFSENEVDIVTAFLGWRNRLSGKVDYDIRVGHLFNDRAFEGSTGSDSTPFLERSTVSTAIIPQRGFYGIGIMGRLFGPNWHASVSVTGDRIDGQQATNDSRTMSARAHWNPIKTDRSLLHVGAWGFDEALSAAATTLTRSTVIGGRFNGAVRVSTGELLGGRSTTGYGVELGGYSGSLWVMGEAGRRVARLTGDRPDFESKAWSVSTGFFLTGELPPYNPRLGSFGQPNVLKPTFDGGPGAIELTARYENLDYTDLLLGGDGWAATVGVNWYLNSFTRLQLNGIHWRTDNRAGAFTGSDDGQTVSARVGVTF is encoded by the coding sequence ATGATCCCTCCCTTTTTGCGCGGCGGATGCGCCGCATTGGCGCTGATCGCCGCCACCCCTGCGCTGGCGCAAACGCCCAGCGCCGAGGAACTGGCTGCTCTGGTCAAGGCGCAGGCCGCCCTGGTCCAGTCGCAAGCCGCAGAAATCGCGGCGCTGAAAACCCGCCTCGACAGGCTGGAGGGCCAAAGCGCCGCGCAAGCCGTTTCGCCGGTCCAGCAGCCCGCGCCGCAGATGGCGCAGCAGCAGGCCGCCGCGCCGCTGGTGGTCACGCCCTTCGCGCCACAGATCGTGCCCCCCGGCCCTGCGGATATCGACGTGGCGCAGGCGCGCGCCATCGCCAAGGAAGTCGGCGTCAAGACCGAATGGGGCGCGGGCTTGCCCGTCTTCCGCTCCGCCGACGGCGTCTTCACCTACAAACCGCGCGGCCGCATCCTGGTCGATGTGAGTTCCACCTTCGGGTCGGACTATGCCGGACGCAATACCACGACGACGGGTATGCGCGCGCTGCGCCTGGGTCTGGAAGGCGGCGTGGGTCCGCACTTCTTCTACCAGTTCGAAAGCGACTTTTCGGAAAATGAAGTCGATATCGTCACTGCCTTCCTGGGCTGGCGCAACCGGCTGAGCGGCAAGGTCGATTATGACATCCGCGTCGGCCATCTGTTCAACGACCGCGCCTTCGAAGGCAGCACCGGGTCAGATTCCACGCCGTTCCTGGAACGCAGCACGGTTTCCACCGCGATCATTCCGCAGCGTGGCTTCTACGGCATCGGCATAATGGGCCGCCTGTTTGGTCCCAACTGGCACGCATCGGTCAGCGTGACCGGCGACCGGATCGACGGGCAGCAGGCGACCAATGACAGCCGCACCATGTCGGCGCGCGCGCACTGGAACCCGATCAAGACGGACCGGTCGCTGCTGCATGTCGGCGCCTGGGGCTTTGACGAGGCGCTGTCCGCCGCGGCGACGACGCTGACGCGCAGCACGGTGATCGGCGGGCGCTTCAACGGGGCGGTGCGGGTGTCGACCGGCGAACTGCTCGGCGGTCGCTCTACGACCGGCTATGGTGTCGAACTCGGCGGCTATAGCGGCAGCCTGTGGGTGATGGGCGAAGCAGGCCGCCGGGTCGCGCGCCTGACCGGGGATCGCCCGGATTTTGAAAGCAAGGCGTGGAGCGTATCGACCGGCTTCTTCCTGACCGGCGAACTGCCGCCCTATAACCCGCGCCTTGGCAGCTTTGGCCAGCCCAATGTGCTGAAACCCACGTTCGACGGCGGGCCGGGCGCGATCGAACTGACCGCGCGCTATGAAAATCTGGACTATACCGACCTGTTGCTGGGCGGCGACGGCTGGGCCGCGACGGTCGGCGTCAACTGGTATCTCAACAGCTTCACCCGGCTTCAACTGAACGGCATCCACTGGCGCACCGACAATCGCGCCGGCGCCTTCACTGGCAGCGACGACGGCCAGACCGTCAGCGCCCGTGTCGGCGTGACCTTCTGA